A region from the Lentisphaera profundi genome encodes:
- a CDS encoding REP-associated tyrosine transposase: MEMNSVNWHSRGYLPHYDSMELYQSITFRLADSLPQRILKNLEEDLKILGVDKLDYQRRNLIDKYLDMGCGCCALKNQQMAKVMKESLIRFDNERYQLIAWCIMPNHVHALLKPKIGLAKIIQSWRSYTGRWAFRNNAKYELGITADSKRFWMRDYWDRYIRSEKHFYSVLDYIHENPVKAGLCKAPENWKWSSAFEE; this comes from the coding sequence ATGGAAATGAACTCAGTAAATTGGCATAGTCGTGGTTATTTACCGCACTATGATTCTATGGAGCTTTATCAATCAATTACCTTTCGATTGGCAGATAGTTTACCTCAAAGAATACTAAAAAACTTAGAAGAAGATCTGAAGATTTTAGGAGTGGATAAACTCGATTATCAGCGTCGAAATTTAATTGATAAATATTTAGATATGGGCTGTGGTTGTTGTGCACTGAAGAATCAGCAGATGGCAAAAGTAATGAAAGAGTCCTTAATAAGATTTGATAATGAACGTTATCAATTGATTGCCTGGTGCATTATGCCCAATCATGTTCATGCCTTACTAAAACCGAAAATTGGCCTCGCCAAAATCATTCAATCTTGGCGGTCATATACTGGAAGGTGGGCTTTTCGAAATAATGCTAAATACGAATTGGGGATCACTGCAGATTCAAAAAGATTTTGGATGCGTGATTATTGGGATCGCTATATTCGTAGTGAAAAGCATTTTTATAGTGTGCTTGACTATATTCATGAAAACCCAGTGAAAGCGGGCTTGTGTAAAGCCCCTGAAAATTGGAAGTGGTCAAGTGCTTTTGAGGAATGA
- the ltrA gene encoding group II intron reverse transcriptase/maturase has protein sequence MKQLSETTKHLWEQLGRAEEIRAWASTSVWTDQMLGTLETRVEGRKWYSLIDKVMKKVNLMEAWESVRVNGGSHGVDMVSLDRYESELEHNIEHLMEQLQAGTYLPQCVRRVEIPKADGKTRALGIPTVRDRLVQTALKNVIEPIYDVDFSAQSFGFRPQRGCKDALRRVHHLLAQGQLYVVDADIQSYFDMIPHDKLMERVKEKISDGRILDLIEAFLKAGIFDGIKEWEPEKGTPQGGVISPLLANIYLDEFDHRMTEAGFEIVRYADDFLVMCDNAKSAKRGLRKIKRWMKAHGLNLHPDKTRIADMSQQDEYFEFLGYHFERSKRTGRINRWPRKQSMAKIKETVRKRTRRCNWQSIEEIIKDLRPSLRGWYEYFKHSNRWAMLEVDAFFRRRLRSIIAKYNRKKGTHRIIDNRKYTKKYFVELGFFSLEEAWLLESQSLRSKH, from the coding sequence ATGAAACAACTGTCAGAGACGACTAAACATTTATGGGAGCAGTTAGGGCGTGCCGAAGAAATTCGTGCGTGGGCCTCGACTTCAGTCTGGACGGATCAGATGCTGGGAACTCTTGAAACAAGAGTTGAAGGTAGAAAATGGTATAGCTTAATCGATAAAGTAATGAAAAAAGTAAATCTTATGGAAGCCTGGGAATCAGTTCGTGTAAACGGGGGGAGTCACGGGGTGGATATGGTGAGCTTGGATCGTTACGAATCAGAGCTAGAGCACAATATTGAACACTTGATGGAGCAGTTGCAGGCGGGGACGTACCTGCCGCAATGCGTTCGCAGGGTAGAAATTCCGAAAGCAGACGGTAAAACGCGTGCTTTGGGGATACCGACCGTGCGAGATAGGCTTGTTCAGACTGCGCTAAAGAATGTTATTGAACCGATATATGATGTGGATTTCTCTGCACAGAGTTTTGGCTTTCGTCCGCAACGGGGATGCAAAGATGCGCTTCGGCGGGTTCATCACCTACTTGCACAGGGTCAGCTCTATGTCGTTGATGCGGATATTCAAAGTTACTTTGATATGATACCGCACGACAAACTCATGGAACGAGTTAAAGAGAAAATAAGCGATGGCAGGATCCTAGATCTTATAGAAGCATTCCTCAAAGCAGGGATATTCGACGGAATCAAGGAATGGGAACCCGAGAAAGGGACTCCGCAAGGAGGCGTAATTAGCCCACTGCTCGCCAATATTTATCTCGATGAATTCGACCATAGGATGACAGAGGCTGGTTTTGAAATAGTGAGGTATGCGGATGACTTTCTGGTGATGTGTGATAATGCAAAATCGGCCAAGCGGGGCTTACGCAAGATCAAGCGTTGGATGAAGGCCCATGGTCTGAATCTCCACCCCGATAAAACCCGAATTGCCGACATGAGTCAACAGGATGAGTACTTTGAATTTCTAGGCTATCACTTTGAACGCTCGAAAAGAACGGGCAGGATAAATAGGTGGCCACGAAAACAGAGTATGGCTAAAATTAAAGAAACCGTGCGAAAGCGTACGAGGCGATGCAACTGGCAGTCTATAGAAGAAATCATTAAAGATCTCAGGCCCAGCCTCAGAGGCTGGTATGAGTACTTCAAACATTCCAATCGTTGGGCGATGCTCGAAGTTGATGCTTTCTTTCGAAGAAGGTTGCGTAGTATAATCGCTAAGTATAACCGCAAGAAAGGGACACATCGGATTATCGATAACAGGAAATATACCAAGAAATACTTTGTAGAGCTAGGGTTCTTTTCACTGGAAGAGGCCTGGCTACTGGAATCTCAGTCTCTTCGGAGTAAACATTGA
- a CDS encoding sulfatase, whose protein sequence is MYKKFALTLCLGIGSLMAQNKKPNILYIMSDDHSAAAIGAYSTTLKGFIDTPNMDRLANEGALFTNVHCTNSLCAPSRSAILTGMYGHKNGVVTLREDLNTKDMPTVPGQLKKAGYATSVIGKWHIHGDNMYGFDHYEITTSQGSYFNPGLGTSEGKKSYKGYSSDVYTDISLDWLKQRDKTKPFILMTHYKAAHGPWEFAPRHKDLFKDVTIPEPTTLFDDYATRDPNGVPKKQSRIHNEGSKMSLSFWFGNGKKGQSGEWPTGTEKFTGTKVEIAKQTYQKYIKDYMRCVKGIDEGIGRLLDYLEAEGELDNTIIIYTSDQGMYIGEHGFFDKRLGLNPAVKMPLIIRYPKTIKAGTKITEMVNNVDYAESLIAMGGGEIPSSMQGFSFWDLAQGKETNWPRQQTIYTFYSNGTPKHYGLTTKDYKMLKYLDKAGNTIGMDLFDRHADPNETNSLAKNPEYKAIIAKLEQSLKDEMKSISMTDDHLPGRFNPTAGKPKVKKVKKVKKDKKAAK, encoded by the coding sequence ATGTATAAGAAATTTGCTCTCACTCTCTGTCTCGGAATCGGCTCACTCATGGCTCAGAACAAAAAGCCCAACATCCTCTATATTATGTCGGATGACCATAGTGCGGCCGCAATCGGTGCCTACTCCACGACTCTGAAGGGATTTATTGATACTCCCAACATGGATAGGCTCGCAAATGAAGGAGCCTTATTCACCAACGTTCATTGCACCAACTCACTCTGCGCGCCTAGTCGTTCCGCAATCCTCACCGGCATGTACGGCCACAAAAACGGCGTCGTCACCCTGCGCGAAGATCTCAATACCAAAGATATGCCCACCGTTCCCGGCCAACTCAAAAAAGCGGGTTATGCTACTTCAGTCATTGGTAAATGGCATATTCATGGTGATAATATGTACGGCTTCGATCACTACGAGATCACAACTTCTCAAGGCAGTTATTTTAACCCCGGCTTAGGTACTTCCGAAGGCAAAAAATCTTATAAGGGTTACTCCAGCGATGTTTACACTGATATATCACTTGATTGGCTCAAGCAGCGCGATAAAACCAAGCCTTTCATACTGATGACTCATTACAAAGCCGCTCATGGTCCCTGGGAATTTGCTCCCCGGCACAAGGATTTATTCAAAGATGTAACAATCCCTGAGCCCACCACCCTCTTTGATGACTACGCGACCCGCGATCCCAACGGCGTTCCCAAGAAACAATCACGTATCCATAATGAAGGCAGCAAGATGTCGCTCTCCTTTTGGTTTGGAAATGGCAAGAAGGGCCAAAGTGGCGAATGGCCCACCGGTACCGAAAAATTCACCGGTACAAAAGTGGAAATCGCGAAGCAGACTTACCAAAAGTATATCAAAGATTACATGCGTTGTGTCAAAGGAATTGACGAAGGTATTGGCCGTCTACTCGATTACTTAGAAGCCGAAGGCGAGCTCGATAATACCATCATTATCTACACCTCAGATCAAGGTATGTATATCGGCGAGCACGGCTTCTTTGATAAACGCCTCGGACTCAATCCGGCCGTAAAAATGCCCCTCATCATTCGTTACCCAAAGACTATTAAGGCAGGAACCAAGATTACCGAGATGGTCAATAACGTCGATTACGCCGAGAGCCTCATTGCCATGGGCGGAGGGGAAATACCTTCATCCATGCAGGGCTTCAGCTTTTGGGATCTCGCTCAAGGCAAAGAAACGAACTGGCCGCGTCAACAGACTATTTACACCTTTTACTCCAACGGTACTCCTAAGCACTACGGACTCACCACCAAAGATTATAAAATGCTCAAGTACCTCGACAAAGCTGGCAACACCATAGGCATGGACCTCTTTGATCGCCATGCCGATCCAAATGAAACTAATAGCCTCGCAAAAAACCCTGAGTATAAAGCTATTATTGCCAAGCTCGAGCAATCACTCAAAGATGAAATGAAGTCCATTTCCATGACAGATGATCACCTTCCCGGTCGATTCAACCCAACTGCGGGCAAGCCCAAAGTGAAAAAAGTGAAGAAAGTGAAGAAAGACAAAAAAGCAGCTAAATAA
- a CDS encoding arylsulfatase, translating into MLKPLITSLLFIASLSSFAAERPNIVLILTDDQGYGEVAAHGNEIIQTPEMDKLYHEGVRLDNYHVNSICSPSRAALVTGRYASRVGVWHTLGGRNIIRKDEKTMADHFSTAGYTTGMVGKWHLGDNAPYRPEDRGFQDVFRIGGGSIGQLPDYWKNNLWDGHYWHNDQWVKTKGFCTDVQFDYAIDFIEKNQQKSFFLFVSTTAPHSPTGADKKYLEPYEKAGLDKGICAFYGMVTNIDDNIGRLRNKLRELKLEENTIVIFCSDNGSACDKKGDSFNGGMNGKKGSLYDGGHRVPCFLYWPKGGWVGGKQLDQLTAHIDLLPTLLAACAIKDSLGVKFDGIDLQQIIANPAKKLSRTLITENKANKRDQKFQHGVILHDDWRLIEGEQLFDIQSDFPQKENVAKDHSETVKMMRDSYSAWYQEIKGRFDELTPIEISSEEVELYSMDLYPNETTAEKGKVVWNQKGVSKGEQYRGFWALDIKETGQYKISLRRWPHYLKASLTTDGDSKTKALSIKSATLTYAGKTLTTKLNPQSEQADFQVDLAAGSQKLQAEFIDAKGKAFSAYYVYIQKL; encoded by the coding sequence ATGCTAAAGCCACTCATCACTTCCCTTTTATTCATTGCCTCACTGAGTTCCTTTGCGGCTGAACGCCCCAATATAGTCCTCATCCTCACCGATGATCAGGGCTATGGCGAAGTCGCCGCCCATGGCAATGAAATTATTCAGACTCCCGAGATGGATAAACTCTACCATGAGGGTGTACGTCTGGATAACTATCACGTCAATTCCATTTGCTCCCCAAGTCGTGCAGCTCTCGTCACTGGTCGTTACGCGAGTCGCGTCGGCGTCTGGCATACCCTAGGTGGACGCAATATCATTCGCAAAGATGAAAAAACCATGGCCGATCATTTTTCCACGGCTGGTTATACCACTGGCATGGTCGGTAAATGGCACCTAGGTGATAATGCGCCCTACCGCCCCGAGGATCGCGGGTTCCAAGATGTCTTCCGCATTGGCGGAGGCAGTATTGGTCAGCTCCCTGATTACTGGAAAAACAATCTCTGGGATGGTCATTACTGGCATAATGATCAATGGGTCAAAACCAAGGGCTTCTGCACTGATGTACAATTCGATTACGCGATTGATTTCATTGAAAAAAATCAGCAAAAATCCTTCTTCCTTTTTGTTTCCACCACGGCACCACATAGCCCCACTGGCGCCGACAAAAAGTACCTAGAACCCTATGAAAAAGCGGGTCTCGATAAAGGCATTTGCGCCTTCTACGGCATGGTCACCAATATCGACGATAATATCGGTCGCCTACGCAATAAGCTGCGCGAGCTCAAACTCGAAGAAAATACCATAGTCATCTTCTGTAGTGATAATGGTTCTGCCTGCGATAAAAAGGGCGATTCCTTTAACGGCGGCATGAATGGCAAAAAGGGTAGCCTCTATGATGGTGGCCACCGCGTGCCTTGCTTCCTCTACTGGCCAAAGGGCGGCTGGGTAGGCGGCAAGCAATTGGATCAACTCACGGCTCATATTGACCTTCTCCCCACTCTGCTCGCTGCTTGTGCTATCAAAGACTCTCTCGGCGTTAAATTTGATGGCATCGACCTTCAGCAGATCATTGCGAACCCCGCAAAGAAACTTTCACGCACACTTATCACCGAGAATAAAGCCAACAAGCGTGACCAGAAATTCCAACATGGCGTTATCTTGCACGATGACTGGCGCCTCATCGAGGGTGAGCAACTCTTTGATATTCAAAGTGATTTTCCCCAAAAAGAAAACGTCGCCAAAGATCATAGCGAGACAGTGAAAATGATGCGCGATAGCTATTCTGCATGGTACCAAGAAATCAAAGGTCGCTTTGACGAACTCACGCCTATTGAAATCAGCTCAGAAGAAGTTGAACTCTACTCCATGGACCTCTATCCCAATGAAACTACTGCCGAAAAGGGCAAAGTTGTTTGGAATCAAAAAGGCGTCAGTAAAGGCGAGCAATATCGTGGCTTTTGGGCCTTAGATATAAAAGAAACTGGCCAATACAAAATTAGCTTACGCCGCTGGCCTCATTACCTAAAGGCTTCACTCACGACTGATGGCGATAGTAAAACCAAAGCCCTCAGCATCAAGAGTGCGACACTTACCTATGCAGGAAAAACACTCACAACAAAGCTCAATCCACAATCTGAACAAGCTGATTTTCAAGTTGATCTTGCCGCAGGATCACAAAAACTCCAAGCTGAATTCATTGATGCTAAGGGCAAAGCTTTCAGCGCTTATTACGTCTATATTCAAAAACTCTAA